The Opitutaceae bacterium nucleotide sequence GACGGTCGAGATCGTCGAGCTCAACCTGGAGCCCGATTTCGAGGACAACTATGTCGATGCCCTTTCCCTGCCGTGAAACGGTTTGAACAGAAATCCCGGAAGGGGAGTCCGGATCCAGCCACCTCGCTGCGCCGGCGTGTGGACGGCGTCTTCGGCAACGCCGGCAGGGCGGGGTTGCCACACCAAGTCGTGGGGGCGTGCCCCGCCCTGGTTGAACGATGAGCGCGAAGAAGCAGAGCTCCCTCGACCGCGTCCTCGGGCGTCTGGACAATCTGGATACGGTCAACCTGACCAACCTGGTTCAGCGGCTGGCCCGGGAAAGGGGGTTGCTCGAGGCCGTCTTCAACACGGTCAGGGAAGGCATCCTGGTGGTCGACGAACACGGGGTCATCGAGTACTCCAACCACTCCGCCCGCCGGATGATCGGGTTGAAGGAGACGGAGGTCGGGTCGGCCACGCTCTGGAGACTGGTTCCGGGCCTGCGGCAGTCGCTGGATCTGAAGTCGGATGAAGCGATCGGGCGCCGTTCGGCCATCACGCGGGAGATCGAGCTCAATTATCCCGAACCCAGGTTTGTCCGGCTCTATATGGTGCCCTTCCGGGAGAGCGCGGCCGAGCCGGCCACCCTGGAGCGTTTTGTCGTCATCCTGTCGGACATCACCCAGGAGAAACTGTCGACCCGCGAGCAGATCGAGGGCGAAAGGATCTCTTCCATCATTCTGCTGGCGGCGGGGGTGGCCCATGAACTGGGCAATCCGTTGAACTCGCTGACCATTCACCTGCAGTTGATCGAGCGGCAGTTGAAGCGGATGGAAGCGACCCCGCAGGCGAGCAAGATGAACGAGTCGATCCGCATCTGCCAGGACGAGGTCAGCCGGCTCGACGGAATCATCCGCAATTTCCTCGAAGCAATCCGGCCGCGCCCTCCCGATCTGCAGCCGGTCAACCTGTTCGAGATCCTCGACACGGTCCTGGCCTTCCAGAAAGGCGAGTTGGAGGACCGGGGACTGACCCTCGAGGTGACGACCGGGCAGGAGCCCCCGGTGGTCTCGGCCGATGCCAATCAGATCAAGCAGGTCTTCTTCAACCTGATCAAGAACGCGATGGAGGCGATGCAGAGCGGCGGGGTCATCCGGATCCGATCCTGGACCGACGACGACTGGGTTTATTTCCAGGTTGGAGACACCGGGAAGGGAATCGCCGAAGAGGATCTTTCCCAGGTTTTTCAGCCGTTTCATACGACGAAGAGTGGCGGCAGTGGACTGGGGCTCATGATTGTCCAGCGCATCATGCGCGATCATGGGGGTCAGATCGGGATTGAGAGCCGCGAAGGGCAGGGAACCCTGGTGACGCTTCAGTTTCCGTTCACGGATCGGCGGGTTCGTCTGTTGCGGGAATAGGTTGATGCCGGTGGGACATTTTTTCCCATTGACGCCGCCGAGTTCCTTTTGAAGTGTTTGGGTATCATGTTCGCCTCGATATTAATCGTTGATGATGAGAAGCATACCCGAGAAGGGCTCCAGCAGGCCCTCGAGGATGATTACGATATCTATCTGGCTCAGGATGCGGAGGAAGCGTTCAATCTGCTGGATTCCGAGGTCTTCAATGTGGTCATCACCGACTTGAGGATGCCGGGAAAGTCCGGACTCAAGGTGGTGGACAAGGCGCTTTCTTTGCCGGTCACCCCGGTCGTGATCATGATGACGGCTTATGGGAATGTGGAGACGGCGGTCGAGGCGATGAAGCGGGGGGCGACGGACTTTTTGACCAAACCGGTCAATCTCGAGAAACTGGAGATCCTCATCCAGCGGGCGCTCAAGTCAAAGACCCTGGAAATGGAGAACAAGGAGCTTCATCAGCGGCTTGATGAGCGATTCAATCTCGAAGGCATCGTCGGTCATTCGCAGCCGTTGATCGAGATGCTTGACCGGGTGAAACTGGTCGCTCCCTCGAAGGCCACCATCCTGATCGAGGGCGAGACGGGCACGGGCAAGGAGATGATTGCCCAGGGGATTCACCAGCTCAGTCCGCGGTCCAAGAATCCGTTCATGGCCGTCCACTGTGCGGCGCTGCCGGCCACCCTGCTTGAGAGCGAGCTCTTCGGCCACGAAAAGGGTGCCTTCACCGGTGCCTCGGAGCGGCGGATCGGGCGGTTTGAGAGTGCGGACGGAGGCACGCTCTTCCTGGATGAAATCGGTGAAATCAGCCTGAGCACCCAGGTCAAGCTGCTCCGTTTTCTGGAGCAGAAGACCTTTGAGCGGATCGGAAGCTCGAAGATGATCAAGGTGGATATCCGGCTGATCGCGGCGACGAACCGCAATCTGGCGAAGATGGTGGAGGAGGGGACCTTCCGGGAGGATCTCTACTTCCGGCTCAACGTGGTCCAGATCCTGATGCCGCCGCTGCGTGATCGGCAGGATGATATCCCGGTCTTGCTCGATCATTTCCTGAGGGAATTCGCACGTGAGAACGGCGTGGAGCCCCCGGTCATCGAGGCCGGGGCGATGCGGGTTCTGCAGACCTATCCCTGGCCGGGCAATATCCGCGAGTTGAGGAATTTCGCGGAAAACGCGGTGGTCCTGAACCGTGGCGGGCGGATCCGGGATTTTGATCTCGATCCGAAGTTCCGGGGCGTGGCCCTCACGGCGGCGCCTGCGCCGGGTGTCGCGGCTGGAAACCCGCTTTCGGTGGAGCAGAATGAGAAGCGGCTTCTCCGCGAGGCCCTGGTCGAGGCCCGGGGGAATCGGACGAAGGCGGCCCAGCTGATGGGCATCAGCCGGCGAACCCTTCACCGCAAACTCACCCAGTGGCCGGAACTGGATGTGGCCGACCGGTGAGCTGATGAAGGCCGCCGAAGGTCGAAAGTCAAAGGTCGGGACAGAGAACGGCTCGCAGTGCTTGGATAGAGGGCAGAGGACGTAGGGCGGCTCTACGCCTCGATCCGACGGGTGGCTCGACCTGTAGGAGAGGCTTTACGCCTTGATCCAACGGGTGGCTCGACCTGTAGGAGAGGCTTTACGCCTCGATCTGACAGGTGCTCGACCTGTAGGAGAGGCTTTACGCCTCGATCCGACGGTTAACGAGGCCTGAACCTCCCCTTCCAAGGCGGCATTTCTTCGCTCAAATGGGGTTGACTCGTGAAAATCGACTGTCGATAGTTCACGACTCTTTATTGCGGGCGTAGCTCAGTTGGTAGAGCACCACCTTGCCAAGGTGGCTGTCGAGAGTTCGAATCTCTTCGCCCGCTCCATTTTCCGGCAAGCCGGGCGTCCCTCGGGCGCCCGGCTTTTCTGTCCTCAGGTCGAACCGCCTGAGCTTGAATCCCGATGGGGATTGAAGTTTTGCCCGCGAGCCCTACTCTCAAGGTGTGTTTTGCCTTGGCGCCCGGGAAAGTTGCGGTCGATTGACGATCCTCTGGTTGGTGGGGTGCCTGTTGGCGCCACCCATCCTGCAGGGCGAACCGATTGACCTTGCTCCGGAGAGTGTCCAAATCAAGGGCTTTGAGCCGGCGGCCCTGACGGCGCGATCCGAACCCATTTATCCGGGTGAAGCCGCCAATATCGGCATTTCAACCGGGTACGCGCGGGTGGGGCTTCTGGTGGACTCGGCCGGTGCTCCCGGCAACTTGCTGGCCATCGAATATTCGCACGAGGCGTTTGCTCGATCGCTGATCGACTCGGCCCGGCACTGGTCGTTCCGACCGGCCATCGTTGACGGCGTGGCCGTACCTTCGCGGTTTTTTGTCGCGTGGAGGTTCTATCCCAAACAGGCGATCTGGACCAACGTGACCGAGGCGGTCGATGCCAAGTTTGATTTCGGAGGTGGACGGAATCGCCTGGTCTATTTTCCCCGCAACGAGGACGAACTCGATGAAAAGCCGCAACTGACCTACTTTGAGATACCCCAGGCCCCGGAAGGCTATGTGATCGACCCGGCTGATGATCGGGTCACCGTGGTTTTCTTCATCAACGAGAAGGGAGAGGTCTGCCTGCCCCACGTCGAGATTGCGCCTTCTCCCGAGCTGATCATCCCGGCGATGGCGGCCGTGAGTCAGTGGCGTTTCACCGTTCCGACGGTCGATGGCGAGCCGGTCCTCGCCATCGTCAGCCGACGGATCAAGGTCGTCGGCTACCGATTGACCAGTGGCGAGCGTCCATGACTGTCGCCTCACGACCCCCGAAATTGCATGAAGATCGTTGTCCTTGATGGTGCCACCCTGAATCCCGGCGATAATCCGTGGGATGAAATTGCTGCCTTGGGCGATTTCGTCTGTCACGATCAAACGTCCCCGGAGCAGTTGCCCGACCGTGCCGGCGGCGCCGACATCCTGCTGACGAACAAGACACCGTTATCGGCCGGGACACTGGCCCGGTTGCCGGATTTGAAGTTCATCGGGGTTCTGGCCACCGGCTACAACGTGGTGGATGTCGCGGCGGCCCGGGCCCGGGGGATTCCGGTCTCAAATGTGCCCATCTACGGAACCGACGCGGTCGCGGAATACGTGTTTGCTCTGCTCCTGAATTTCCTCCGTCAGCCCCAGGTGCACAGCGAATGGGTCAAACGGGGTAATTGGACCGCTTCGGGCGAGTGGACGCATTGGTTGACGCCGTTGGCCGAGTTGGCCGGGAAGACGATCGGTATCGTGGGATTTGGCCGCATCGGACGCCGGGTCGGCGAGCTGGCGGCGGCCTTCAGGATGAAGGTGCTCGCAAGTGATCCGTGGCACGGGAATCCCCCGGATTATGATTTCGAATGGCGGGAGACTCCGGATCTCTTCGCCGAGGCGGATATCGTCACCCTGCACTGCAACCTGACCCCCGAAAACACGGGCATGGTCAATGCCGCGTTGTTGGGGCGGATGAAGAGGAACGCCTTTCTGGTCAATACGTCGCGAGGGCCTCTGGTCAGGGATGCGGATCTGGCCGCGGCATTGACGGCCGGCGCCCTGGCCGGGGCGGCTCTCGATGTGGTCACCAACGAACCGATTGAAGCGGGCAACCCTTTGCTCCATGCACCCAACCTGACCCTCACTCCCCATATCGCGTGGGCGGCATTGGAGGCCCGGAGGCGGTTGACGAAGATCACGGCGGAGAATGTTGCGGCCTTCATCGCGGGAGCGCCGATCAACGTCGTGAATTGAGGCCGAACCTGGCCGGCGAATCATGCCCTGACCGACAGGATCCGGGTCGACCAATCGAGATTGACATATATTGTAGGAATTCCTACTATGAAGGTATGAATTCCACGGTTTCAGAGAAAGGGCAGGTCACCATCCCGAAAAAGCTGCGCGATGGTCTGGGTCTGAGTCCTGGGTCAATACTGGATTTCAGCGAGGAGGACGGGCGTCTGGTCGCACGCAAGGTGGTTGGTGAAAATCCCATTGCGAAGTGGCGCGGCAAGGGACGGCTTCCCAAGGGTCTGTCGGTTGACCGCTACCTGTCGAGGACCCGGGATGGTCGATGAGGACCGCCTTGGATTCCAGTGTCATCCTGGATGTGGTGATTGGTGATCCGCGTTGGGCCGATGCTTCGGAAGCTGTCCTGAGGGAGTCGCTATCCCTCGGAAATCTTCTCATCAATGAGTGTGTTCTGGCGGAGATCATGCCGGCTTTCGCACCGGGCGACCTCGTTGAGTTCATGAACGACTGGCGGATCGTCTTTGTTCCTTCCAGTCGGAGCAGCGCCGAGAGGGCCGGGGAGATGTACCGGGCCTATCTCGAACGAGGCGGCAAGGCGAAACGGGTGCTTCCCGATTTTCTGATCGGGTCCCACGCGGGCGAACATGCGGATCGGCTGGTCGCCCGGGATCGTGGCTACTACCGGGACTATTTCACCGACCTGCTGGTGGTGGAGCCGACCCGCCGCACGTGAGATCCGATCACGATTGTGGCGGGCGGGCGGGCCTCCATGCAATCCCCGGCTGGGCCTGGATGGTGGCCTGTGCAGCCTCATTCTGCGCGATGGGGGTGCTCGTGCGGGAACTGACGGTCGAGCACGCGGTCAACGTCTTCTGGATCGGCTGGGTGCGTTACCTGCTCGGGTTGGCCGTCATGGCGATCCCGGCGGCCACCGGGGCCTGGTCCCTGCGGGTCCACAACAAGCCGGTTTTCATCGCCCGGGGGATTTTGGGAAGCGTCGGCCTGCTCGTCTTCTTTCTCGCGGTTTCCACGGTGGGGTTGGGTCGCGGCACCGTGCTCTTTTATCTGATGGGAGTCTTCGGCACCCTGGCCGGCATGGTCCTGCTCCGCGAGCATCCGCGTCCTCTGGTCTGGGTGGCGGTCGTTGTCAGTGTGGCCGGGGTCCTGCTCAGTGCGGAGGCTGGCTGGCCGCGCGGAGGTGAATGGGCGGGGCTGATCGCCGCCGTTTTTTCCGGGACAACCCTTGCCCTGGTCCGGCTGCTTCGACGGACCGACTCCAACCAGGTCACTTTCTATGGACAGGGCCTTTGGGGAAGTGTGCTTCTGGCCGTGCCGGCCCTGCTGTCGTCGATGCCGCAGGGTTCGGGCGTCTGGTTGATGCTGGTGGCAATGAGCGCCCTGGATATCATCGGCCAGCTCTTCATGACCCAGGGACTGTCGATGATTCCGGTGGCGAAGGGTGGGGCGCTCATGATGCTCATCCCCATCTTCAGCCTGTTGGTCGGCGTGATCGGATTCGGTGAGTCGCTGACCCTTCTTCAGTGGGCCGGTTGCGGATTGGTTCTTTTGGCTTCCTTCCTTGCGGTGATCAGTCGATCGCACCCGAAGCAGCCATGCCGCCCGGTCTCGTCAGGTCGGGGGCGTTCCTGATCTCTCAATCGACCGGCCGGTGTGACGGGATCTTCTTGCATGGTGAGACGGGTTTTACAGTCTCAGCATCGGAGTTTTCCACAGTTCCCCACGGGGCCGAAACAGTCCACCATGACAAGCAAAGAGAGAGTCCGATCGACTTTGAATCACCGGGCGCCGGATCGGGTCCCGATCGATTTTGGAAGCACCGCCGTGACCGGGATGCATGTGTCCTGCGTGGCGGGATTGAGGAGCCACTATGGTCTGGAGGAGCATCCGGTAAAGGTCTGGGAACCCTACCAGATGCTGGGGGAAATCGAAGAGGACCTGGCCGATGTGTTGGGGGTGGATACGGCGGCCCTGCCTGCGCCCAAGACCATTTTCGGTTTCCGCAACGAGAACTGGAAGACCTTCCGGGCGCCCTGGGGTCAGGAGGTGCTGGTTTCGGAGCATTTCCGGACGACCGGAGCAACCGACGGCGGCCTGCTCCTCTATCCGGAAGGCGACCTCGAAGCGGAGCCGAGCGGACACATGCCGGCCGGCGGCTATTTCTTCGACACCATCATACGACAGGATCCCATTGATGAGGATGCCCTTGATCCCGAGGACAACCTGGAGGAGTTCAAGCCGCTCTCGGAAGCGGATCTCCAGCATTACCGAGACCAGGCCGGGCGGCTGGCGTCAACCCACCGGGCGGTGGTTGGTGGGGTTGGCGGAACCGCCTTCGGGGACATCGCCCTGGTGCCGGCCCCCTTCCTCAAGAAACCCAGGGGCATCCGGGATATTGAGGAGTGGTACATCTCCACCGCCGTCCGGCAGGATTATCTTCATGAGGTCTTCTCACGGCAGCTGGTGATCGCGCTTGAAAACCTGCAGCGTGTCCACGAAGCGGTCGGCGAGGTGATCGACGTTCTCTTCGTTTGTGGAACGGATTTCGGGACCCAGGCCTCGACCTTCTGTTCGACCACCACTTTCGACTCGCTCTACGCGCCCTATTACCGGGCGATCAATGAGTGGGTTCACACCAACACCAACGGAAGACCTTCGCTATTTCCTGCGGAGCGGTCGCCTCCTCATCCCGCATTTCATCGAATGCGGCTTCGATATCGTGAACCCGGTTCAATGCTCTGCGGTTGGCATGGATCCGGAGGAGCTGAAGGGGAAACACGGCGACCGCATCGTTTTCTGGGGTGGGGGCGTGGATACCCAGAAGACGCTCCCGTTCGGGACTCCGGCCGAGGTCAGGGAAGAGGTCCTGCGACGCTGCGAGATCTTCTCGGTCCACGGCGGATTTGTCTTTGACGCAATCCACAACGTCCAGGCCCTGACGCCGGTCGAGAACATCGTCGCGATGGTGGATGCGGTCGGGGAGTTCAATGGGCGGTGAGGGGTAAAAGATCCGAACCTACGGCCATGAGGGCTCAGGTATTGATTCCTGTGAGTCAATCGGACTGTAGGCACGGCAGTCTCTTGCCGTGCACTATCGGTGGATCGCCCCAAGGGACTGGGGCGGCTACAAGAGTCGACAGGTATCGGACTCAACCGAAGTCGTCCGAAAACAAACCGTAGCATAGACCGTAGGATTTTTAGGTGAAAAACAAAACGTAGTATACTACGTTTGTTTTTGGTTGGCGCCGAGGCGCAATGAGCCAACAAAGCTCTGTATGCTCTTCGACGGCGGGTCCGGAGGCCCTCGCCCTACCAACTGAAAACGGAGCACGCATGGTAGGGCTGGACGTCCCCGGCCAGCCGCAACGATTGTCCGAGACAAGACAACGATCAACCCCCTCAACTAAGCGCCATTCTTGTATACTACGTTTGGTTTTGGTTGGCGAACGTTGAGCGGAACATCCCGGGCCGCGGCTGTGCTTCCCGACACCATCGAGATGGGCCGGGACGGGTCGATGGCGCGCCCGGCGGTCACGCCCTAACGCCAGATCGGTCACATCAGGTAGGGCGTGACCGCTGGGCGCGCCGCTCTGACAGTCCATGGTGAACCCGACGATCAACCCCCTCAACTGAGTGCCAATCCAGTATACTACGTATGGTTTTGCAGGCCGCCGCAGTCGGGGATCCGGCCGGGCCGCTGTTGCTCCAGGCCGCCCGCGTTCGAGTCGACAGCCGTCCCGGATTGACCAAGTGGCGGACTCCGGGTGTGATGGAGCGAATCTGCGGTGAATTCTGTCGGGATATAAAGCGATGATGATGATGAATGAGACCTTTTGGCCAGGAACCGCCCTGAGGGCGTGTCGGGGGGCGGCCCTGGTCCTGCTCCTGGGAGCCGTTCCGGCCTCCCCGGCGGATGTCTATCAGTGGAGCAATCTGAAGATCGGTGGTGCGGGTTTTGTGACCGGCCTCATCCCGAGCCGGACCGAGAGGGATCTTCTGTATTGTCGAACCGACGTGGGCGGGGCCTATCGCCGGGATGCGGCCGGAGAAAAGTGGATTCCTCTTCTTGACTGGTTGCCGGAGGAGGATCGCGGCTTCCTCGGGGTGGAGTCCCTGGCCATCGACGAGAGCGATCCATCGCGTCTCTACCTGCTCGTCGGCATCGAATACTTCAGCGAAGGGCGCACGGCGATTCTTCGCTCGTCCGACCAGGGGCGGACTTTTGACGTGATCGAGGTCGGCGATCAATTCCGTGTTCACGGCAACGGAGTGGGTCGCCAGAACGGCGAACGTCTTCAGGTTGACCCCAACAACGGCGAGATCCTCTACGCGGGTTCCCGGAATGCCGGGCTTTTCCGGAGTGAGGACGCCGGCCGGACCTGGGTCCGGCTCGATGCCCTCGATGTGGCCGGGACTCCCAACGGAAACGGGGTCTGCCTGGTGGTGGTCGACCCGCGGAGCCTATCCGGTGGCGTCAGTCAGACCCTCTTTGTCGGCGTCTCCCGATACGGCGACAATCTCTACCGCAGTGACGATGGCGGCGAGAGTTTCCAGGTTGTTCCCGGCGGGCCGGGGGCCGAGCTCATGCCCCAACGGGCGGTGCTGGCGGGAGACGGCAATCTCTACCTGACCTATGCGAACGGCGCCGGTCCACACCCGCATTGGCTGCCGGAGCTGAATGAGCCGATGGACACGGGGGGTATCTGGAAATACGATACGCGGGAGGGGTCTTGGACGGAGGTGACGCCGGCGGGGTTCACCAATGCCTTTGGAGGCATCTCGGTTGATCCGGGCGATCCCGGTCACCTGATCGCCTCGACCATCAACACCTGGTTGCCGCAGGGGAGGGATCAGGCCGGTGATCGTTTCCTGGTGACCCGGGACGGAGGGGAGAGCTGGACCGATGTGGTTGCCCGGGGATTTGAGCTCGACCCGAACGGGGTTGCCTGGCTGAAGAACCGGGACCAGTCGATTCATTGGGCCGGCAGCATCGAGTTTGATCCGTTTGACCCGAAGCGGGTTTCCGTGGTCTCCGGAAACGGGATCTACATGACATCCGACATCGAGGCGGAAACGGTGGTTTGGACGGCCGAATTCCGCGGCCTCGAGGAGACGGTGCCTCTCGATCTCATCAGCCTTCCCGGGGGGCCGGTTCTCTCGGCGATCGGCGATTACGATGGATTCGTCCACACCGACCCGGAGACTTATGCTCCGATTCACCGGCCCCGGATGGGGACGACGACCGGCCTGGCCTACGCCGGGGGGGATCCGTCGATCATCCTCCGCTGCGGCAAACTCATTTATGTCAGCCGGGACGGGGGATGGTCCTGGACCGCGGCCGGCGCCATAAACGGAACGAGGGGGCGGGTGGCGGTCAACGCCGACGGGAGTGTTTTCCTGCACAGTCCCGAATACGATGGGTCTGCGGAGTCCCGCCGGACGTTTCGGTCGATTGACGGGGGGAACCAATGGAACGCGGTTTCGGGTCTCGATCTGGAAAACGCCCGGCCGACGGCCGACCCGGTCAATCCGAGGCTCTTTTATGTTTACGACCCGAAAACAGGCGAATTTTTCCGGAGCGAAAACGGCGGGGCCAGCTTTGTCGTGGCCCGCCGCCTCGCCTCTGGAGGGGGAGCGCGGATGGCAACCGTGCCCGGTTTCGAAGGTCACCTCTGGTTGCCACTGGGTCCGT carries:
- a CDS encoding ATP-binding protein produces the protein MSAKKQSSLDRVLGRLDNLDTVNLTNLVQRLARERGLLEAVFNTVREGILVVDEHGVIEYSNHSARRMIGLKETEVGSATLWRLVPGLRQSLDLKSDEAIGRRSAITREIELNYPEPRFVRLYMVPFRESAAEPATLERFVVILSDITQEKLSTREQIEGERISSIILLAAGVAHELGNPLNSLTIHLQLIERQLKRMEATPQASKMNESIRICQDEVSRLDGIIRNFLEAIRPRPPDLQPVNLFEILDTVLAFQKGELEDRGLTLEVTTGQEPPVVSADANQIKQVFFNLIKNAMEAMQSGGVIRIRSWTDDDWVYFQVGDTGKGIAEEDLSQVFQPFHTTKSGGSGLGLMIVQRIMRDHGGQIGIESREGQGTLVTLQFPFTDRRVRLLRE
- a CDS encoding sigma-54 dependent transcriptional regulator — its product is MFASILIVDDEKHTREGLQQALEDDYDIYLAQDAEEAFNLLDSEVFNVVITDLRMPGKSGLKVVDKALSLPVTPVVIMMTAYGNVETAVEAMKRGATDFLTKPVNLEKLEILIQRALKSKTLEMENKELHQRLDERFNLEGIVGHSQPLIEMLDRVKLVAPSKATILIEGETGTGKEMIAQGIHQLSPRSKNPFMAVHCAALPATLLESELFGHEKGAFTGASERRIGRFESADGGTLFLDEIGEISLSTQVKLLRFLEQKTFERIGSSKMIKVDIRLIAATNRNLAKMVEEGTFREDLYFRLNVVQILMPPLRDRQDDIPVLLDHFLREFARENGVEPPVIEAGAMRVLQTYPWPGNIRELRNFAENAVVLNRGGRIRDFDLDPKFRGVALTAAPAPGVAAGNPLSVEQNEKRLLREALVEARGNRTKAAQLMGISRRTLHRKLTQWPELDVADR
- a CDS encoding energy transducer TonB; this encodes MAPPILQGEPIDLAPESVQIKGFEPAALTARSEPIYPGEAANIGISTGYARVGLLVDSAGAPGNLLAIEYSHEAFARSLIDSARHWSFRPAIVDGVAVPSRFFVAWRFYPKQAIWTNVTEAVDAKFDFGGGRNRLVYFPRNEDELDEKPQLTYFEIPQAPEGYVIDPADDRVTVVFFINEKGEVCLPHVEIAPSPELIIPAMAAVSQWRFTVPTVDGEPVLAIVSRRIKVVGYRLTSGERP
- a CDS encoding D-2-hydroxyacid dehydrogenase; translated protein: MKIVVLDGATLNPGDNPWDEIAALGDFVCHDQTSPEQLPDRAGGADILLTNKTPLSAGTLARLPDLKFIGVLATGYNVVDVAAARARGIPVSNVPIYGTDAVAEYVFALLLNFLRQPQVHSEWVKRGNWTASGEWTHWLTPLAELAGKTIGIVGFGRIGRRVGELAAAFRMKVLASDPWHGNPPDYDFEWRETPDLFAEADIVTLHCNLTPENTGMVNAALLGRMKRNAFLVNTSRGPLVRDADLAAALTAGALAGAALDVVTNEPIEAGNPLLHAPNLTLTPHIAWAALEARRRLTKITAENVAAFIAGAPINVVN
- a CDS encoding AbrB/MazE/SpoVT family DNA-binding domain-containing protein, which produces MNSTVSEKGQVTIPKKLRDGLGLSPGSILDFSEEDGRLVARKVVGENPIAKWRGKGRLPKGLSVDRYLSRTRDGR
- a CDS encoding type II toxin-antitoxin system VapC family toxin; its protein translation is MRTALDSSVILDVVIGDPRWADASEAVLRESLSLGNLLINECVLAEIMPAFAPGDLVEFMNDWRIVFVPSSRSSAERAGEMYRAYLERGGKAKRVLPDFLIGSHAGEHADRLVARDRGYYRDYFTDLLVVEPTRRT
- a CDS encoding DMT family transporter, which produces MRSDHDCGGRAGLHAIPGWAWMVACAASFCAMGVLVRELTVEHAVNVFWIGWVRYLLGLAVMAIPAATGAWSLRVHNKPVFIARGILGSVGLLVFFLAVSTVGLGRGTVLFYLMGVFGTLAGMVLLREHPRPLVWVAVVVSVAGVLLSAEAGWPRGGEWAGLIAAVFSGTTLALVRLLRRTDSNQVTFYGQGLWGSVLLAVPALLSSMPQGSGVWLMLVAMSALDIIGQLFMTQGLSMIPVAKGGALMMLIPIFSLLVGVIGFGESLTLLQWAGCGLVLLASFLAVISRSHPKQPCRPVSSGRGRS